Proteins found in one Pyrus communis chromosome 15, drPyrComm1.1, whole genome shotgun sequence genomic segment:
- the LOC137717041 gene encoding uncharacterized protein, producing the protein MAQYQARLDIDDAKLINAEAELVNSLMQYKHHGESNHRGSVTGRSFVQRDKEECYDQMMKDYFIERLRFPAHDFRRQFRIGRELFENILNVVVNHDHYFARKIDVVSRQSLSPHQWVKDYFIECLRFPAHDFWKLTSAFRMLANGCSADSTDEYC; encoded by the coding sequence ATGGCACAATACCAAGCAAGGCTTGACATTGATGATGCAAAATTGATCAATGCCGAAGCTGAACTTGTAAACTCGCTTATGCAATATAAGCACCATGGCGAATCTAACCATCGTGGTTCTGTCACAGGGCGTTCATTTGTGCAGCGTGATAAAGAAGAGTGTTATGACCAaatgatgaaagattatttcatcGAGCGTCTGAGATTTCCTGCTCATGATTTTCGGAGGCAATTTCGGATAGGGAGAGAGCTTTTTGAAAACATCTTGAACGTAGTTGTCAATCATGACCACTACTTTGCAAGGAAGATAGATGTCGTAAGCCGACAAAGTCTATCACCTCATCAATGGGTGAAAGATTATTTCATCGAGTGTCTGAGATTTCCTGCTCATGATTTTTGGAAGCTCACATCTGCATTTCGGATGCTAGCTAATGGGTGCTCTGCAGACTCAACTGACGAGTATTGCTGA